One genomic region from Aerococcus tenax encodes:
- a CDS encoding IS1182 family transposase, with translation MYIQYNMNQTTLPLELSACIDPDHIVFSIYNFIESLDEKHFESFSTQDGRPAYHPKPLIMALLYAYSKGVFSGRKIEELMVENIPMQWLVAQQVISYRTINRFRSSENCRCLLENLFVEFTTQLKLEKLIHLENCFIDGTKIEANANKYSFVWKKATEKYAEQLKVTSREYYFNEIQPMVDAGIQYDENLDLEENMLQEISKVLKEEIDKLTEDIEETPVKGPDQRKQERRRLKKHYRKVSKDFLPRKQKYAKQFETFNGRNSYSKTDPDATFMRMKDDHMMNGQLKAGYNIQVATENQFVLHYDIFHNPTDTRTLQPFVESFPNFPKCIIADAGYGSEENLTYLDNHKINHLIKYNRFDKEQKKKHKKSAKNMDNWSYDKQSNTFTHPDGTVYFFSHLQKRKNKMSGYISEIQVYKPLDPKNAPQKALYYNKNYQELKNIETQKLLSEEGSKLFSKRKIDVEPVFGQIKAILGFTRFNLRGKTRVKTDVGLAFMANNLKKYNKIKAIK, from the coding sequence GTGTACATACAATATAACATGAATCAAACAACACTTCCACTAGAATTATCTGCATGTATCGATCCAGATCATATTGTATTTTCAATCTATAATTTTATTGAATCTCTGGATGAAAAACATTTTGAAAGCTTCAGTACCCAGGACGGACGTCCTGCCTATCATCCAAAACCTTTAATTATGGCGCTTTTATACGCTTATAGTAAAGGCGTATTTAGTGGAAGAAAAATAGAAGAATTAATGGTTGAAAATATACCCATGCAGTGGCTAGTCGCTCAACAAGTTATTAGCTATCGAACGATTAATCGCTTCCGTTCCTCAGAAAATTGTAGATGTTTATTAGAAAATTTATTCGTTGAGTTTACCACTCAGTTAAAGTTAGAGAAATTAATTCATTTAGAAAATTGCTTTATAGATGGAACTAAAATTGAAGCGAATGCCAATAAATATTCTTTTGTTTGGAAAAAGGCAACTGAAAAATATGCAGAGCAATTAAAAGTGACTTCACGTGAATATTACTTTAATGAAATTCAACCGATGGTTGATGCTGGCATCCAATATGATGAAAATTTAGATCTAGAAGAAAATATGCTTCAAGAGATATCTAAAGTTCTTAAGGAAGAAATCGATAAACTCACTGAAGATATTGAGGAAACTCCTGTAAAAGGGCCAGATCAACGTAAACAAGAACGTCGTCGTTTGAAAAAACATTACCGTAAAGTGAGTAAAGATTTTCTACCCCGCAAACAAAAGTATGCCAAACAGTTTGAAACATTTAACGGAAGAAACAGCTATTCAAAAACAGATCCTGATGCTACGTTCATGCGAATGAAAGATGATCATATGATGAATGGGCAATTGAAAGCGGGATACAATATCCAAGTAGCGACTGAAAACCAGTTTGTCCTTCATTATGATATTTTCCACAATCCGACGGACACGCGGACTTTACAACCCTTTGTTGAAAGTTTCCCTAATTTCCCGAAATGCATTATAGCTGATGCTGGTTATGGTAGCGAAGAAAACCTTACTTATTTAGATAACCATAAAATTAACCATTTGATTAAATATAATCGGTTTGATAAAGAGCAGAAAAAGAAACATAAAAAATCAGCTAAAAATATGGATAATTGGAGTTACGATAAGCAAAGTAATACGTTTACACATCCTGACGGCACGGTTTATTTCTTTAGTCATCTCCAAAAACGAAAAAATAAAATGAGTGGTTATATTTCTGAAATTCAGGTTTATAAGCCTTTGGACCCAAAAAATGCGCCGCAAAAGGCGCTTTACTATAATAAAAACTATCAGGAATTAAAGAATATAGAAACACAGAAGCTTTTATCTGAAGAAGGATCTAAGCTCTTTTCCAAACGGAAAATTGACGTTGAACCAGTTTTTGGCCAGATAAAGGCTATTTTAGGGTTCACTCGATTTAACCTCAGAGGGAAAACAAGGGTTAAAACTGATGTTGGATTGGCCTTCATG